From the Amycolatopsis thermoflava N1165 genome, one window contains:
- a CDS encoding YdeI/OmpD-associated family protein, whose amino-acid sequence MTTHSARTAAEWRDWLAAHSGTEREIWLVIQHKDSPVPSIGYGEAIEQALCFGWIDSHARKHDATSFRLRFTRGGRAATGAG is encoded by the coding sequence ATGACCACGCACAGCGCGCGCACCGCGGCGGAGTGGCGGGACTGGCTGGCCGCGCACAGCGGCACCGAGCGGGAGATCTGGCTGGTCATCCAGCACAAGGACAGCCCGGTGCCGAGCATCGGCTACGGCGAGGCGATCGAACAGGCGCTGTGCTTCGGCTGGATCGACAGCCACGCCCGCAAGCACGACGCGACCAGCTTCCGGCTGCGCTTCACCCGCGGCGGCCGGGCAGCAACTGGAGCCGGGTGA
- a CDS encoding VOC family protein produces the protein MSKLTGVHHLALTVTDVDRSVPWYERVLDLRETGRREDPESGLRKVLLQAPGDAFSVVLLQHPDTERGPFDERRTGLDHVAFTVPTFAELKQWEQRLADYGVEYSPAKQSRTLPGSAVVVFRDPDGIQLEVWAGIDS, from the coding sequence CTTGGCGCTCACGGTGACCGACGTCGACCGGAGTGTGCCCTGGTACGAGCGCGTGCTCGACCTGCGGGAGACCGGGCGGCGGGAGGATCCGGAGAGCGGCCTGCGGAAGGTGCTGCTCCAGGCCCCCGGCGACGCGTTCTCGGTGGTCCTGCTGCAGCACCCGGACACCGAGCGCGGCCCGTTCGACGAGCGCCGGACCGGGCTGGACCACGTCGCGTTCACCGTGCCCACCTTCGCCGAGCTGAAGCAGTGGGAGCAGCGGCTCGCCGACTACGGGGTCGAGTACAGCCCGGCCAAGCAGTCGCGCACGCTGCCCGGCTCCGCGGTCGTCGTGTTCCGCGACCCGGACGGCATCCAGCTGGAGGTCTGGGCCGGCATCGACTCCTGA
- a CDS encoding class I adenylate-forming enzyme family protein, with amino-acid sequence MTDRIFDALADAGADPDAVGWLAGGREIGFAEMDRLSDRFAAGLLRHGIRHGDRIAVLGPTTPEWLVVYFAAAKIGAVVVGLSVRYRENELAHMLRDSGARLVVTVPSHDGVDFPALLAGLVETVVTFGGDGLTFDDLLVDGPTAEARAAVTPDDPVMIIYTSGTTGTPKGAVLTHRGQLAAARSQARHMRMTEHDVLPVAVPLNHVSGITCCVLSALVTRARAVLLPAFDPREIAGLFATAGLTLWVGVPTMHTLLLNRPELDAVDTSAVRLVVTGGANAEPALLERLHARFPGARVMNLYGLSETAGAVLMTAWDDDFDTTATTVGHPLPDVEIRVAGPAGADLPAGETGELLVRSPSLMAGYHGRPRETAEAFAGGWLRTGDLATVTDTGAVRLRGRAKEMFVQGGFNVYPVEVENVLTAHPDVVLAAGIGVPDPVLGEIGRYYVVLAPGATATAEDLKSFCAGKIADYKVPKEIVVRDSLPLTPAGKIQKSRLRD; translated from the coding sequence ATGACGGACCGGATCTTCGACGCACTCGCCGACGCCGGCGCGGACCCGGACGCCGTCGGCTGGCTGGCCGGTGGCCGCGAGATCGGGTTCGCCGAGATGGACCGGCTGTCCGACCGGTTCGCGGCCGGCCTGCTGCGGCACGGGATCCGCCACGGCGACCGGATCGCCGTCCTCGGCCCCACCACGCCGGAATGGCTCGTGGTCTACTTCGCCGCGGCCAAGATCGGCGCGGTCGTGGTGGGCCTGAGCGTGCGCTACCGGGAGAACGAACTCGCCCACATGCTGCGTGATTCCGGAGCGCGCCTGGTGGTCACCGTGCCCTCGCACGACGGCGTCGACTTCCCCGCGCTGCTCGCCGGGCTCGTGGAAACCGTGGTGACCTTCGGCGGCGACGGCCTGACCTTCGACGACCTCCTGGTCGACGGGCCGACGGCGGAGGCAAGGGCAGCGGTCACCCCGGACGACCCGGTGATGATCATCTACACCTCGGGCACCACCGGCACGCCCAAGGGCGCCGTCCTCACCCACCGCGGCCAGCTCGCGGCGGCTCGCTCGCAGGCCAGGCACATGCGCATGACCGAGCACGACGTCCTGCCGGTCGCCGTGCCGCTCAACCACGTCAGCGGGATCACCTGTTGCGTCCTGAGCGCGCTCGTCACCCGGGCGCGCGCGGTCCTGCTGCCCGCCTTCGACCCGCGCGAGATCGCCGGCCTCTTCGCCACCGCGGGCCTCACCCTGTGGGTCGGGGTGCCCACGATGCACACGCTGCTGCTCAACCGTCCGGAGCTGGACGCGGTGGACACCTCGGCGGTGCGGCTGGTCGTCACCGGCGGCGCGAACGCCGAGCCCGCCCTGCTGGAGCGCCTGCACGCCCGGTTCCCGGGCGCCAGGGTGATGAACCTCTACGGGCTGAGCGAGACGGCGGGCGCCGTGTTGATGACGGCATGGGACGACGACTTCGACACGACCGCGACCACGGTCGGGCACCCGCTGCCGGACGTCGAGATCAGGGTCGCCGGCCCGGCCGGAGCGGACCTGCCGGCGGGTGAGACCGGGGAGCTGCTGGTCCGGTCGCCGTCGCTGATGGCCGGCTACCACGGCCGCCCGCGGGAGACGGCCGAGGCCTTCGCCGGCGGCTGGCTGCGCACCGGCGACCTCGCGACCGTGACGGACACCGGCGCGGTGCGGCTGCGTGGGCGGGCCAAGGAGATGTTCGTGCAGGGCGGGTTCAACGTGTACCCGGTGGAGGTCGAAAACGTGCTCACCGCGCACCCGGACGTCGTGCTGGCCGCCGGGATCGGGGTGCCCGACCCGGTGCTCGGCGAGATCGGCCGCTACTACGTGGTGCTCGCGCCAGGGGCCACCGCGACCGCCGAGGACCTGAAGTCGTTCTGCGCCGGGAAGATCGCCGACTACAAGGTGCCGAAGGAGATCGTCGTGCGGGACAGCCTGCCGCTCACCCCCGCGGGGAAGATCCAGAAGAGCCGCCTGCGCGACTAG
- a CDS encoding VOC family protein: MLRGLTTVTYYADDVEAAGRWYREVLGAEPYFRRPLDGPPAYLEFRIGDHQHELGLKDSRYAPEKPGPNGAIVYWHVDDVEAAFRRLLDLGATEHEKPIERGPGFVTASVVDPFGNVLGVMFNQHYLDMLR; encoded by the coding sequence ATGTTGCGAGGACTCACCACAGTCACCTACTACGCCGACGACGTCGAGGCCGCCGGCCGCTGGTACCGCGAAGTGCTCGGCGCCGAGCCGTACTTCCGCCGCCCGCTGGACGGCCCGCCGGCCTACCTCGAATTCCGCATCGGCGACCACCAGCACGAACTCGGCCTCAAGGACAGCCGCTACGCGCCGGAGAAGCCGGGCCCGAACGGCGCGATCGTCTACTGGCATGTGGACGACGTCGAGGCCGCCTTCCGGCGGCTGCTCGACCTCGGCGCCACCGAGCACGAGAAGCCCATCGAACGCGGGCCGGGGTTCGTCACGGCGTCCGTGGTGGACCCGTTCGGCAACGTGCTCGGCGTGATGTTCAACCAGCACTACCTGGACATGCTGCGATGA